One window of Streptomyces sp. FIT100 genomic DNA carries:
- a CDS encoding transcriptional regulator produces MAARPLVARQPNERLQALIQEAACSNAGLARRVNMVGAERGLDLRYDKTSVARWLRGQQPRGRAPGIIAEALGRKLGRTVTVDEIGMANGKNLATGVGLQFAPTVLGAIEQVCELWRSDVGRRDFLSGSTVAASALVEPSRDWLITAADTQVERTAGARVGASDVEAVRAMTEALKALDHRFGSGHVRPVVVHYLNSVVSGLLSGSYREPVGRELFAAVARLTELAGYMAVDTGQPGLAQRYYIQALRLAQAADDRAYGGYVLAASMSHLAAQLGNPREIAQLARAAQEGARGRVTPRAQAMFHAAEARGHALLGDARACHEVAGKALAALDRADPDSGDDPSWIAHFDQAYLADELAHCHRDLGESEAAARCAADSLDGHPESRARRRAIGLVLLATAQVQQREVEAACHTGTRAVELLGTLRSSRGAEYLEDLQQRLEPYAAEPAVREFSARVEVQAAA; encoded by the coding sequence ATGGCAGCGAGGCCACTCGTCGCCCGCCAGCCGAACGAACGGCTGCAGGCGCTCATCCAGGAAGCGGCGTGTTCCAACGCCGGACTGGCCCGCAGGGTCAACATGGTCGGCGCGGAGCGCGGGCTCGATCTGCGCTACGACAAGACGTCCGTGGCGCGGTGGCTGCGTGGCCAGCAGCCGCGCGGGCGGGCGCCGGGGATCATCGCCGAGGCGCTGGGCCGCAAGTTGGGGCGCACCGTCACGGTCGACGAGATCGGCATGGCCAACGGGAAGAACCTGGCGACGGGCGTCGGGCTCCAGTTCGCGCCGACCGTGCTCGGGGCGATCGAGCAGGTCTGCGAGCTGTGGCGCAGCGACGTGGGCCGGCGCGACTTCCTGTCCGGCTCGACGGTCGCGGCCTCCGCGCTCGTCGAGCCCAGCCGCGACTGGCTGATCACGGCGGCGGACACACAGGTGGAGCGGACCGCCGGGGCGCGCGTCGGGGCGTCGGACGTCGAGGCGGTCCGGGCGATGACGGAGGCGCTCAAGGCGCTGGACCACCGCTTCGGATCCGGGCATGTGCGGCCCGTCGTCGTCCACTACCTCAACAGCGTGGTGTCCGGGCTGCTTTCGGGCTCGTACCGGGAACCGGTGGGCCGTGAACTCTTCGCGGCGGTCGCCCGGCTCACGGAGCTCGCGGGGTACATGGCGGTGGACACCGGCCAGCCGGGACTCGCCCAGCGCTACTACATCCAGGCGCTGCGCCTCGCGCAGGCGGCCGACGACCGGGCGTACGGGGGCTATGTGCTGGCCGCCTCCATGAGCCACCTCGCGGCGCAGCTCGGCAACCCCCGGGAGATCGCGCAGCTGGCACGGGCGGCGCAGGAGGGCGCGCGGGGGCGGGTGACGCCGCGGGCGCAGGCCATGTTCCACGCGGCCGAGGCGCGCGGCCATGCGCTGCTGGGCGACGCACGGGCCTGCCACGAGGTCGCCGGGAAGGCGCTGGCGGCGCTGGACCGGGCCGACCCGGACTCCGGGGACGATCCCTCCTGGATCGCCCATTTCGACCAGGCGTATCTCGCCGACGAGCTCGCGCACTGCCACCGCGACCTGGGCGAGTCAGAGGCGGCGGCCCGGTGCGCCGCCGACTCGCTCGACGGCCACCCGGAGTCCCGGGCGCGCCGCCGCGCGATCGGTCTGGTGCTGCTGGCGACGGCCCAGGTCCAGCAGCGCGAGGTGGAGGCGGCCTGCCACACGGGCACCCGGGCGGTCGAGCTGCTGGGGACGCTCCGGTCGAGCCGTGGCGCGGAGTATCTGGAGGACCTCCAGCAGCGGCTGGAGCCGTACGCGGCGGAGCCCGCGGTCCGGGAGTTCAGCGCTCGCGTGGAGGTCCAGGCGGCGGCGTAG
- a CDS encoding alpha/beta fold hydrolase, giving the protein MVRRIDVTGAAGVRLAAWEFADPPKGRSDTDRSPGVLLLHGLMGRASHWASTARWLAERHRAVALDQRGHGRSEKPADGSFTREAYVADAAAAVERLDLAPVILIGHSMGALTAWQLAAERPDLVQALVICDMRASALGAASQREWEDWFRSWPVPFATLADVRKWFGEDDPWVERPNPARGEFFAEVMAEGLDGWRPVFSRRQMLVSRETWVHDAHWDSLAQVQCPTLVVRGLDGELGRAEAQEMVRVLPRGAYAEVADAGHLVHYDQPAAWRAAIEPFLDGVLTS; this is encoded by the coding sequence ATGGTGCGGCGCATCGACGTGACAGGAGCGGCCGGCGTACGCCTCGCTGCCTGGGAGTTCGCCGACCCGCCGAAGGGGCGGAGTGACACGGACCGTTCCCCGGGAGTCTTACTGCTCCATGGGCTGATGGGCCGCGCCTCCCACTGGGCCTCCACGGCTCGCTGGCTCGCCGAGCGGCACCGTGCGGTCGCGCTCGACCAGCGCGGCCACGGCCGCAGCGAGAAGCCGGCGGACGGGTCCTTCACACGGGAGGCGTATGTCGCGGACGCCGCGGCGGCGGTCGAGCGGCTGGACCTCGCCCCGGTGATCCTCATCGGCCACTCCATGGGCGCCCTCACCGCCTGGCAGCTGGCAGCCGAGCGTCCCGACCTCGTCCAGGCCCTGGTCATCTGCGACATGCGGGCCTCCGCGCTCGGCGCCGCCTCCCAGCGCGAGTGGGAGGACTGGTTCCGCTCCTGGCCCGTCCCCTTCGCGACCCTCGCGGACGTCCGCAAGTGGTTCGGCGAGGACGATCCCTGGGTGGAGCGGCCGAATCCCGCGCGGGGCGAGTTCTTCGCGGAGGTGATGGCCGAGGGCCTGGACGGCTGGCGGCCCGTCTTCTCCCGCCGCCAGATGCTCGTCTCGCGCGAGACCTGGGTCCACGACGCCCACTGGGACTCCCTCGCCCAGGTCCAGTGCCCCACCCTCGTCGTCCGCGGCCTCGACGGCGAGCTGGGCCGCGCGGAGGCCCAGGAGATGGTCCGGGTGCTGCCCCGCGGGGCGTATGCGGAAGTGGCGGACGCGGGCCATCTCGTCCACTACGACCAGCCCGCAGCCTGGCGCGCCGCGATCGAGCCGTTCCTGGACGGTGTCCTGACCTCCTGA
- a CDS encoding subtilase-type protease inhibitor: MRYLLTTLGAAASTAALLLTTTGSAQAAAPAAQHVGPAALYAPSALVLTLGHGDEAATATVERAVTLSCTPAPAGSHPSPESACQELAAVGGQFGLLSRTSDSPCTRQWDPVTITANGVWKGKQVGWSATYGNACEMTASLTEGGSVFAF; this comes from the coding sequence ATGCGTTACCTGCTCACCACACTCGGAGCGGCAGCCTCCACCGCTGCTCTGCTCCTGACCACGACGGGCTCGGCTCAGGCGGCGGCGCCCGCGGCGCAGCACGTCGGGCCGGCCGCGCTCTACGCCCCCTCGGCGCTGGTGCTCACGCTCGGCCACGGCGACGAGGCCGCGACGGCGACCGTCGAGCGAGCGGTGACCCTGAGCTGCACACCCGCGCCGGCCGGCAGCCACCCGTCGCCCGAGTCGGCGTGCCAGGAGCTGGCGGCGGTGGGCGGCCAGTTCGGCCTGCTCTCCAGAACGTCCGACAGCCCGTGCACCCGCCAGTGGGACCCGGTCACGATCACCGCGAACGGCGTCTGGAAGGGCAAGCAGGTCGGTTGGTCGGCCACGTACGGCAACGCGTGCGAGATGACGGCGAGCCTGACCGAGGGTGGCTCGGTCTTCGCCTTCTGA
- a CDS encoding SIS domain-containing protein, giving the protein MGENTLAGQFFDAAIGLLERVRDEEAASIAAAGTAIADTVAAGGRLFAFGAGHSSLAAQEVVYRAGGLALMNLLAVPGVVGVDVMPATLGSALERVDGLASAVLDTSPVRSGDLLIIVSLSGRNALPVEMAMNARALGLTVIGVTSVAYATGGTSSRHASGTYLKDHCDIVLDSKIAIGDAELTAEGVAAPFAPASTVVTSALMQATMAAAVGELAGRGIEPPLLRSGNVDGGHEWNGRVMSEYADRIFYRR; this is encoded by the coding sequence ATGGGCGAGAACACGCTGGCGGGTCAGTTCTTCGATGCCGCGATCGGCCTGCTGGAGCGCGTACGCGACGAGGAGGCCGCCAGCATCGCGGCCGCCGGAACGGCCATCGCGGACACCGTCGCCGCGGGCGGCCGGCTCTTCGCCTTCGGCGCGGGCCATTCCTCGCTGGCCGCGCAGGAGGTCGTCTACCGCGCGGGCGGCCTGGCCCTGATGAACCTGCTCGCGGTACCCGGAGTCGTCGGCGTCGACGTCATGCCCGCCACGCTCGGCTCCGCGCTGGAGCGCGTGGACGGCCTCGCGAGCGCGGTCCTCGACACCAGCCCCGTCCGCTCCGGCGACCTGCTGATCATCGTCTCCCTCTCCGGCCGCAACGCGCTTCCCGTCGAGATGGCCATGAACGCGCGGGCCCTGGGCCTCACGGTGATCGGCGTGACGTCGGTCGCGTACGCCACGGGAGGTACCTCCTCGCGGCACGCCTCCGGCACGTACCTCAAGGACCACTGCGACATCGTCCTCGACTCCAAGATCGCGATCGGTGACGCGGAGCTTACGGCCGAGGGCGTCGCGGCCCCGTTCGCCCCGGCGTCGACGGTCGTCACCAGCGCGCTGATGCAGGCGACGATGGCGGCCGCGGTGGGCGAGCTGGCCGGACGGGGCATCGAGCCGCCGCTGCTGCGCTCCGGCAACGTCGACGGCGGCCACGAGTGGAACGGCCGGGTGATGTCGGAGTACGCGGACCGGATCTTCTACCGCCGCTGA
- a CDS encoding metal-dependent transcriptional regulator, with protein MSGLIDTTEMYLRTILELEEEGVVPMRARIAERLDQSGPTVSQTVARMERDGLVTVAGDRHLELTEEGRRLATRVMRKHRLAECLLVDVIGLEWEQVHAEACRWEHVMSEAVERRVLELLRHPTESPYGNPIPGLEELGEKAEADPFLDDSMVSLAELDAGTEGKTVVVRRIGEPIQTDAQLMYTLRRAGVQPGSVVSVTESAGGVLVGSSGEAAELEADVASHVFVAKR; from the coding sequence ATGTCCGGACTGATCGACACCACGGAGATGTACCTCCGCACCATCCTCGAGCTCGAAGAGGAAGGCGTGGTCCCCATGCGCGCCCGGATCGCGGAGCGGCTCGACCAGAGCGGTCCGACGGTCAGCCAGACCGTGGCGCGCATGGAGCGCGACGGCCTGGTGACGGTCGCGGGCGACCGGCATCTGGAGCTCACCGAGGAGGGCCGGCGGCTCGCGACGCGCGTGATGCGCAAGCACCGGCTGGCCGAGTGCCTCCTGGTCGACGTGATCGGCCTGGAGTGGGAGCAGGTCCACGCCGAGGCGTGCCGCTGGGAGCACGTGATGAGCGAGGCCGTCGAGCGGCGGGTGCTGGAGCTGCTGCGCCACCCGACCGAGTCTCCGTACGGGAACCCGATCCCGGGCCTGGAGGAGCTGGGCGAGAAGGCGGAGGCCGACCCGTTCCTCGACGACTCCATGGTGAGTCTGGCCGAGCTCGACGCGGGCACGGAGGGCAAGACGGTCGTCGTCCGGCGCATCGGTGAGCCGATCCAGACCGACGCCCAGCTGATGTACACGCTGCGGCGGGCCGGCGTGCAGCCGGGCTCGGTCGTGAGCGTGACGGAGTCCGCGGGCGGGGTGCTCGTGGGCAGCAGCGGCGAGGCGGCGGAGCTGGAGGCGGATGTCGCCTCCCATGTGTTCGTGGCCAAGCGCTGA
- a CDS encoding ABC transporter ATP-binding protein produces MPDQTSVHSGTDGRGAGGAPESAPPAVRVEGLWKRFGEQIAVAGIDLTLPAGRFIGLVGPNGAGKTTTLSMVTGLLRPDQGRVEVAGHDVWRDPVEVKALIGVLPEGLRLFERLSGRELLAYTGRLRGLPGDEVDKRAAQLLDVLDLAGAQHKLVVDYSTGMRKKIGLAAALLHNPRVLFLDEPFEGVDPVSAQTIRGVLERYTASGATVVFSSHVMELVESLCDWVAVMAAGRIRAQGTLEEVRGSAPSLQSAFLELVGANGRDAGESLDWLGGGAR; encoded by the coding sequence ATGCCGGACCAGACATCGGTTCACAGCGGCACAGACGGCCGAGGGGCGGGCGGCGCACCGGAGTCGGCGCCGCCCGCCGTCCGCGTCGAGGGGCTGTGGAAGCGGTTCGGTGAGCAGATCGCGGTCGCGGGCATCGATCTGACCCTTCCGGCGGGCCGGTTCATCGGCCTGGTCGGGCCGAACGGCGCCGGAAAGACGACGACGCTGTCGATGGTGACCGGGCTGCTCCGCCCGGACCAGGGGCGCGTCGAGGTCGCCGGTCACGACGTATGGCGGGACCCGGTCGAGGTCAAGGCCCTGATCGGCGTACTGCCCGAGGGGCTGCGGCTCTTCGAGCGGCTGTCGGGGCGCGAACTGCTCGCCTACACGGGCCGGCTGCGGGGGCTGCCGGGCGACGAGGTCGACAAGCGCGCCGCGCAGCTGCTCGACGTACTGGACCTGGCGGGGGCGCAGCACAAACTGGTCGTCGACTACTCGACCGGTATGCGCAAGAAGATCGGCCTGGCGGCGGCGCTGCTGCACAACCCCCGGGTGCTGTTCCTCGACGAACCGTTCGAGGGCGTCGACCCGGTCTCGGCACAGACGATCCGCGGCGTCCTCGAGCGGTACACCGCGTCCGGTGCGACGGTCGTCTTCTCCAGCCATGTGATGGAGCTGGTGGAGTCGCTGTGCGACTGGGTGGCGGTGATGGCGGCGGGCCGGATCCGGGCGCAGGGCACGCTGGAGGAGGTGCGCGGTTCGGCGCCGTCGCTCCAGAGCGCGTTCCTGGAGCTGGTCGGGGCGAATGGCCGTGACGCGGGCGAGTCGCTGGACTGGCTGGGCGGCGGTGCGCGATGA
- a CDS encoding PAS domain-containing protein, with translation MSASRSETAHAPGPDEPEPNRERDRDPERDGPGSDLLAALLDGMDAALCAFDAGGVITHWNREAERILGWSPEEAVGRRGFAGWAVRAADADEVHGRLMGAMHVPGRQVHEFALLRKDGGRVLVRTQSAGVRGADGKPAGVYCAFSEVHAQIDLERSIALSEALFEDASWGVVLVDVDLRPAVVNANAARMLGSGGRTALLGRPLGELVVQGAEELEGALHHVLAQGAPEGLADLWVAVRAEEGERRRCWRSGFLRLASPLAEEPVPLGVGWLFQDVTEQKLAERDADRLRFRFSQLHRAARAAAECEDPMEAATAQVDFALAGFADHALVDVVAPGGDRLVRAAATPSGALGPVARVAGAGIPVRYAPGHPALQAMDRTGAVRASAGGRAGAAGPAAWAAERQWPRDAVHALCTVLRSRGRTLGVLTFLRAANRPAFERPDAVYAECVATRVAAALDLAGVRGEE, from the coding sequence ATGAGTGCGTCCAGGAGTGAGACAGCCCATGCTCCCGGACCCGACGAGCCGGAGCCGAACCGGGAGCGGGACCGGGATCCGGAGCGGGACGGGCCCGGGTCGGATCTGCTGGCCGCGTTGCTGGACGGGATGGACGCGGCGCTGTGCGCGTTCGACGCGGGCGGTGTGATCACGCACTGGAACCGGGAGGCCGAGCGGATCCTCGGCTGGTCCCCGGAGGAGGCCGTCGGCCGGCGCGGGTTCGCGGGCTGGGCCGTGCGGGCCGCGGACGCGGACGAGGTGCACGGACGGCTGATGGGCGCGATGCACGTGCCGGGGCGGCAGGTCCATGAGTTCGCGCTGCTGCGCAAGGACGGCGGGCGGGTGCTCGTACGGACGCAGTCGGCCGGGGTGCGTGGTGCGGACGGGAAGCCCGCCGGGGTGTACTGCGCCTTCAGCGAGGTGCACGCGCAGATCGACCTGGAGCGTTCGATCGCGCTGAGCGAGGCGCTGTTCGAGGACGCCTCGTGGGGTGTCGTCCTCGTCGACGTCGATCTGCGCCCGGCGGTCGTCAACGCGAACGCGGCCCGGATGCTGGGCTCCGGCGGGCGTACGGCACTGCTCGGCCGGCCGCTGGGCGAGCTGGTCGTGCAGGGCGCGGAGGAGCTGGAGGGTGCGCTGCACCATGTGCTCGCGCAGGGCGCGCCCGAGGGGCTCGCCGATCTGTGGGTGGCGGTGCGCGCGGAGGAGGGGGAGCGCAGGCGCTGCTGGCGCAGCGGATTCCTGCGCCTGGCGTCGCCGCTCGCGGAGGAGCCCGTGCCGCTGGGCGTCGGCTGGCTGTTCCAGGACGTGACCGAGCAGAAGCTGGCGGAGCGGGACGCGGACCGGTTGCGGTTCCGCTTCAGCCAGCTTCACCGGGCGGCGCGGGCAGCGGCCGAGTGCGAGGATCCGATGGAGGCGGCGACGGCGCAGGTGGACTTCGCCCTTGCGGGCTTCGCGGACCATGCGCTGGTCGATGTGGTCGCGCCGGGCGGGGACCGGCTGGTCCGCGCGGCGGCGACTCCCTCGGGCGCGCTCGGCCCGGTGGCGCGGGTGGCGGGCGCGGGGATTCCGGTGCGCTACGCCCCGGGGCATCCGGCGTTGCAGGCGATGGACCGGACCGGCGCGGTCCGTGCGAGCGCGGGCGGCAGGGCGGGCGCGGCCGGCCCCGCGGCATGGGCGGCCGAACGCCAGTGGCCGCGCGACGCGGTCCACGCCCTGTGCACGGTCCTGCGCAGCCGCGGCCGCACCCTCGGCGTTCTCACCTTCCTGCGCGCCGCGAACCGCCCGGCCTTCGAACGTCCCGACGCCGTCTACGCGGAGTGCGTGGCGACGCGCGTGGCCGCGGCACTGGACCTGGCCGGGGTGCGGGGCGAGGAGTGA
- a CDS encoding bifunctional DNA primase/polymerase: protein MEDAIEEATGLPESVQIPRQRGEQLLDSAARYAEERHWDVFPGTWLEVVDRVERCSCGAPACVAPGAHAARPDWANQATGSAAGARRMWAKQPKASILLPTGRTFDALEVPESAGCLALARMERMDLTLGPVTCTPDRRMLFFVLPGAALKVPGLVRKLGWSTSSVDLVARGDGQYVAAPPTRVGGQGAVQWVRRPTAANRWLPDAEELISPLAYACGREAAAQRARRS, encoded by the coding sequence ATGGAAGACGCCATCGAAGAGGCCACCGGCCTCCCGGAGTCCGTGCAGATCCCCCGGCAGCGCGGCGAGCAGCTGCTGGACAGCGCCGCGCGCTATGCGGAGGAGCGCCACTGGGACGTGTTCCCGGGCACCTGGCTGGAGGTCGTCGACCGCGTCGAGCGGTGCTCCTGCGGTGCGCCCGCGTGCGTGGCGCCGGGGGCGCACGCGGCCCGACCCGACTGGGCGAACCAGGCGACCGGCAGCGCCGCCGGCGCGCGCCGTATGTGGGCGAAGCAGCCGAAGGCGTCGATCCTGCTGCCCACGGGGCGGACCTTCGACGCGCTGGAGGTGCCCGAGTCCGCCGGATGTCTCGCGCTGGCCCGGATGGAGCGGATGGATCTCACCCTCGGCCCGGTGACCTGCACCCCGGACCGGCGGATGCTGTTCTTCGTGCTGCCGGGCGCGGCGCTGAAGGTCCCCGGTCTGGTGCGGAAGTTGGGCTGGTCGACCAGCTCGGTCGATCTGGTGGCGCGGGGCGACGGCCAGTACGTCGCGGCGCCGCCGACGCGCGTCGGCGGCCAGGGCGCGGTGCAGTGGGTGCGCAGGCCGACCGCGGCCAATCGCTGGCTGCCGGACGCGGAGGAGCTCATCAGCCCGCTCGCGTACGCCTGCGGGCGGGAGGCGGCCGCCCAGCGGGCACGCCGATCGTAG
- a CDS encoding transporter produces the protein MSGSLTSVVVRLKLSLLANGLRQSSGRTAAFVASAVVALLFAAGQLVGLVLLRGAQSAATVVVLLIGLVALGWAFMPLFFPSGDETLDPTRLVMLPLRPRPLVAALLVASVVGIGPLFTLCLAVGGALALAHGAVAVLVAVVAVPLALLVCVALARAVAAANIRLLTSRRGRDLAVLSGLVIAVGIQFVNFGAQRLGRAGGLEALEPVAQWVRWVPPASALGAVDSAGSGAYGTALAQLALSAVALGGLLYAWQHSLTRLMTAPDGSTLAAASKPTRGTSSTGLHRLLPGGRTGTVMQRSLRYVWRDPKTKAAWVTALVIGLIVPLFNALQGTGSIYFACFASGMLGIQMYNQFGQDTSAFWMVAQTISTPRDAYLELRARALALLLITLPYTLLVTVATAALLGNWAALPEALGLALALLGAMLATGAVASARFPYSIPQGSAKNVAPGQGGLAWISILGGMIASAVLCAPLIVLTVWLNATDAESALWTLLPIGIAYGAVVAWGGLRVAAPQTAGRLPEILAAVSKG, from the coding sequence ATGAGCGGGTCGTTGACCTCCGTCGTCGTACGGCTGAAGCTGTCGCTGCTGGCCAACGGACTGCGCCAGTCGTCGGGGCGTACCGCGGCCTTTGTCGCCTCGGCGGTCGTGGCGCTGCTCTTCGCGGCGGGGCAGCTGGTGGGGCTGGTCCTGCTGCGCGGGGCGCAGAGCGCGGCCACGGTGGTGGTGCTGCTCATCGGGCTTGTGGCGCTGGGCTGGGCGTTCATGCCGCTGTTCTTCCCGAGCGGTGACGAGACGCTCGACCCGACCCGGCTGGTGATGCTGCCGCTGCGGCCGCGGCCGCTGGTCGCCGCGCTGCTGGTGGCCTCTGTGGTGGGCATCGGCCCGCTTTTCACGCTCTGTCTGGCGGTGGGCGGCGCGCTGGCGCTGGCGCACGGGGCGGTGGCGGTGCTGGTCGCGGTGGTGGCCGTGCCGCTGGCGCTGCTCGTATGCGTGGCGCTGGCGCGGGCGGTCGCCGCAGCCAACATCCGGCTGCTTACCTCGCGCCGGGGCCGGGACCTCGCGGTGCTCAGCGGTCTGGTGATCGCGGTGGGCATCCAGTTCGTGAACTTCGGCGCCCAGCGGCTGGGCAGGGCGGGCGGGCTGGAAGCGCTGGAGCCGGTGGCGCAGTGGGTGCGATGGGTACCGCCGGCGTCGGCGCTCGGGGCGGTCGACTCGGCCGGTTCCGGCGCGTACGGCACGGCGCTCGCACAGCTCGCGCTGTCCGCGGTGGCGCTCGGGGGGCTGCTGTACGCGTGGCAGCACAGCCTGACGCGGCTGATGACGGCCCCGGACGGTTCGACGCTCGCGGCCGCCTCGAAGCCGACGCGCGGGACGTCTTCGACGGGGCTGCACCGACTGCTGCCGGGCGGCCGCACGGGCACGGTCATGCAGCGCAGCCTGCGCTACGTCTGGCGGGACCCGAAGACCAAGGCGGCCTGGGTGACGGCGCTGGTCATCGGTCTGATCGTGCCGCTCTTCAACGCCCTTCAGGGCACCGGCTCGATCTACTTCGCCTGTTTCGCGTCCGGGATGCTCGGCATCCAGATGTACAACCAGTTCGGGCAGGACACCTCGGCGTTCTGGATGGTCGCCCAGACCATCTCCACGCCCCGTGACGCCTATCTGGAGCTGCGCGCCCGTGCGCTGGCGCTGCTGCTGATAACGCTCCCGTACACACTCCTGGTCACCGTCGCGACGGCGGCACTGCTGGGCAACTGGGCGGCGCTTCCGGAGGCCCTCGGGCTCGCGCTGGCGCTGCTGGGCGCGATGCTGGCGACGGGGGCGGTGGCGTCGGCACGGTTCCCGTACTCGATCCCGCAGGGCAGCGCGAAGAACGTCGCGCCGGGGCAGGGCGGTCTCGCCTGGATCTCCATCCTCGGCGGAATGATCGCCTCCGCCGTGCTGTGCGCACCGTTGATCGTGCTCACCGTCTGGCTGAACGCCACCGATGCCGAGTCGGCGCTGTGGACCCTACTGCCGATCGGGATCGCATACGGAGCTGTCGTGGCGTGGGGCGGGCTGCGGGTGGCCGCGCCGCAGACGGCGGGGCGCCTTCCGGAGATCCTCGCTGCGGTCAGCAAAGGCTGA